In Quercus lobata isolate SW786 chromosome 12, ValleyOak3.0 Primary Assembly, whole genome shotgun sequence, a genomic segment contains:
- the LOC115972060 gene encoding cyclin-D5-1-like translates to MQREKDKEKKKKKTNMDDSMSSLLCQESETCLDEELVNGDTFINFKNYDGSEDEHLEMLFEREICSGFKRNESLVFGSWVQCARLEAFTWILKTRAAFGFRFQTVYLSMTYFDRFLSRRSIDSEKLWAIRLLSVACLSLAAKMEELKVPTLSEFFLEDYNFESKFIQRMELLVLNTLEWRMCLITPFAFLHFFITKLCKESPQSNILSRTVELILVIAREVNLMDHRPSVIAAAAALLALDDRLSRKALELKMNSISHCRFLEIDDVFSCYNIMRRLGVEKFKIPKVVNSPDLSPTQLGPIDVFDNSLVTSAVSNKRKRLTLNTSDQSCVIPDDKRLC, encoded by the exons atgcagagagagaaagataaagaaaaaaaaaaaaaaaaaacaaacatggaTGATTCTATGTCTAGCCTACTTTGTCAAGAAAGTGAGACTTGTTTGGATGAAGAGTTGGTAAATGGGGATACATTCATTAACTTTAAGAACTATGATGGTTCAGAAGATGAGCACCTGGAAATGCTATTTGAAAGAGAAATCTGTTCTGGGTTCAAAAGGAATGAGTCTTTGGTGTTTGGAAGCTGGGTCCAATGTGCTCGCTTGGAAGCTTTCACATGGATTCTGAAA ACAAGAGCAGCATTTGGATTTCGCTTCCAAACAGTCTATTTGTCAATGACATACTTCGATCGATTCCTTTCAAGGCGGTCCATCGAT AGTGAAAAATTATGGGCCATTAGATTACTGTCAGTGGCATGTCTTTCTCTGGCTGCAAAGATGGAGGAGTTAAAAGTTCCAACGTTATCAgagttttttttagaagattatAACTTCGAGAGCAAATTCATTCAAAGAATGGAGCTTTTGGTATTGAACACATTAGAATGGAGGATGTGCCTAATCACTCCTTTTgcttttcttcatttcttcatCACGAAGTTGTGCAAGGAATCTCCACAAAGTAATATTTTGTCCAGGACTGTGGAACTCATCTTGGTTATAGCCAGAG AGGTCAATTTAATGGATCATCGACCGTCTGTTATAGCTGCTGCTGCAGCCTTGTTGGCTTTGGATGATAGATTATCAAGAAAAGCATTGGAGTTGAAGATGAATTCCATTTCCCATTGTAGATTTCTTGAAATT GATGATGTGTTTTCATGCTATAATATAATGAGAAGATTAGGTGTGGAGAAATTTAAAATACCTAAGGTTGTAAATTCTCCAGATCTTTCCCCAACCCAGTTGGGGCCAATAGATGTTTTTGATAATTCATTGGTTACTTCTGCTGttagcaataaaagaaaaaggcttACACTCAATACTAGTGATCAAAGTTGTGTCATACCTGATGACAAGCGACTCTGCTAG